A stretch of Planococcus citri chromosome 5, ihPlaCitr1.1, whole genome shotgun sequence DNA encodes these proteins:
- the LOC135847023 gene encoding uncharacterized protein LOC135847023, which translates to MSTECARKQTHQPAEGEARQPQSSCPIKKKKYRRRLFIGEGDFGYTEGLLNKHLDKHKDLAKYIVACELYDTPVWGAESDIIDERIKRINSLKERGVTVHFGIDGRELHRNPKLKGERFQRIQWNCPYLLPGTSENEFQQVIVDFFYSCEKIQLKGDRIHITLIQGLEDEDWRDRRQYEHNLVKGSMQFGYKLIRKRRFGKDRYPGYQHRKGENLEKLNVPGVHREFVFEKDPTFSVIVNSVPLKMSNDKKTYRIDINKKNGAKTFRPDLGDCYFVCSTDDDSSDYCSSDE; encoded by the coding sequence ATGTCCACCGAATGTGCCAGAAAACAGACGCATCAACCTGCAGAAGGCGAAGCTCGCCAACCCCAATCCAGCTGTccaatcaaaaagaaaaaataccgtCGTAGATTATTCATAGGAGAAGGCGATTTCGGCTACACCGAAGGACTACTCAATAAACACCTCGATAAACACAAAGACCTTGCCAAATACATCGTCGCCTGTGAACTTTACGACACACCAGTATGGGGTGCTGAGTCAGACATAATCGACGAACGAAtcaaacgaattaattcgttgaAAGAACGAGGAGTAACGGTACATTTCGGAATAGATGGCAGAGAACTTCATAGAAACCCGAAACTCAAAGGCGAAAGATTCCAACGCATACAATGGAATTGTCCCTACCTTTTACCAGGCACTAGCGAGAATGAATTCCAACAGGTGATCGTCGATTTCTTCTACTCTTGCGAGAAAATCCAATTAAAAGGAGATAGAATACATATCACTTTGATACAAGGGTTAGAAGATGAGGATTGGCGTGATCGTAGACAATACGAACATAATCTGGTGAAAGGATCTATGCAGTTTGGGTACAAGTTGATAAGGAAAAGAAGGTTTGGAAAAGATCGGTATCCTGGTTACCAGCATAGGAAAggtgaaaatctcgaaaaactTAATGTACCAGGGGTACATAGGGAATTTGTGTTTGAGAAAGATCCTACTTTTTCTGTCATCGTTAACTCGGTTCCTTTGAAGATGTCCAACGATAAGAAAACCTACCGGATTGATATTAATAAGAAAAATGGTGCGAAAACATTCAGACCAGATCTTGGTGATTGCTATTTTGTGTGTAGTACGGATGACGATTCGTCAGATTATTGTTCGTCTGATGAGTGA
- the LOC135846521 gene encoding uncharacterized protein LOC135846521, which yields MSSQCARKKPNKKYRQRLFIGEGDFSYVEALLNKHIDKHKPLAQAIVATELTTVPELDVEPEIMEERAKRIESLRERGVKILFGIDGTKLHENPIFKGERFKRVHWNCPWRVSTVSERDFVQVIVEFFESCGKIQLKGDRIHVTLTQGLIDDDWHYLRQYEHNLVKASVRAGYKLIRKRRSGRPRYPGYKHRKGDDLVELYLPAQHREFVFEKDPSCPSLKTETEILESLPIKITNSEKTYCIDINKKNVTDKSKITLEECYFVCSTDDDSSDYCSSDE from the coding sequence ATGTCTTCGCAATGCGctagaaaaaaaccaaacaaaaaatacaGACAAAGATTATTCATAGGAGAAGGCGACTTCAGCTACGTCGAAGCTCTGCTCAATAAACACATCGACAAGCACAAACCATTAGCCCAAGCCATCGTAGCCACTGAACTAACAACCGTACCAGAATTGGACGTAGAACCAGAAATAATGGAAGAAAGAGCGAAAAGAATCGAATCCTTACGTGAAAGAGGTGTAAAAATACTTTTCGGCATCGACGGTACGAAACTGCATGAAAATCCGATATTCAAAGGCGAAAGATTCAAACGAGTACATTGGAATTGCCCTTGGCGCGTATCCACCGTCAGCGAAAGAGATTTTGTCCAAGTGATCGTCGAGTTTTTCGAATCTTGCGGTAAAATACAACTAAAAGGTGATCGAATTCATGTTACGTTAACTCAAGGTTTAATAGATGACGATTGGCATTATCTACGACAATACGAACATAATCTTGTGAAAGCTTCGGTACGAGCTGGATacaaattgatcagaaaaagaCGTTCTGGAAGGCCACGATATCCTGGATACAAACATAGAAAAGGAGATGATTTAGTAGAACTTTATTTACCGGCGCAGCACAGGGAATTTGTGTTCGAAAAAGATCCGAGTTGCCCGAGTCTTAAAACGGAAACAGAAATTCTAGAATCGCTGCCAATAAAGATAACGAATAGTGAGAAAACGTACTGTATTGATATTAATAAGAAAAATGTTACGGATAAGTCGAAAATAACCCTCGAAGAGTGTTATTTTGTATGCAGCACTGATGATGACTCTTCTGATTATTGCTCTTCGGACGAGTGA